The genomic window GGAAAGGCACATGGGCTAGGGGCTGATAAACTTAAAAATTCTCTGATACCTGGAGGCAAGATCAAGAGGAAGACCCTTGAGGCTCTTGCAAACATGGAAGATGTCGAGATGGTTCTGGCAGAGTTAGACTCCACAGAGTACTCGGGGATAATAAGGGAGCACAGAGAAGAGATACTGGAGGACATTTCAGCATTTGAGAGAGCATTTGATAGGTACATACTTCAAAGAATGGCGGAGCTGACGAGATTCTATCCATTGAGTATTGCAGTGCCCTTAAGCTATATTCTCCAAAAAGAAAGTGAAATACGGAAGCTCAAGGCAGTAGCAAAGCTAATAGAGGACGGTGTAAAGCCAGAAACCATAAAGAAAGTAATAGGTGAACTGCCATGAAAATAGTGGTTCTTGGAGATAAGGACACTACACTCGGTTTTAGACTTGCAGGAGTTCACGAAGCGTACTCATTTGGAGAAACTATGCATGAGTTAGAAAGAGCAAAAAATAAGCTAAAAGAGCTTATAGAAAGGGAAGATGTTGGTGTAATTCTGATAACAGAACGACTGGCACAAAAAGTTGAAATTCCTGACGTGACTTTCCCGATAATCCTTCAAATTCCTGATAAGTATGGATCACTCT from Thermococcus alcaliphilus includes these protein-coding regions:
- a CDS encoding V-type ATP synthase subunit F codes for the protein MKIVVLGDKDTTLGFRLAGVHEAYSFGETMHELERAKNKLKELIEREDVGVILITERLAQKVEIPDVTFPIILQIPDKYGSLYGEEQLREIVRKAIGVEIKR